GGATATGGAAATGGTGAGCCTTGAAGAACTGAAAAGCTGGGAAGATGGCGGGCTTATGGTTACGGATGGAGTCTACGTGGACATTGTTTCTCTTCCAATGGTTCAGGGGGTGCGCATTTTAAGCCTTTTCAGGGGCTCTCTTATAAAGGTGCTTTCCTTTGATTCGGATACCGAGGGCTGGGCCAAGGTGGAGCTTTTGGATGGACGGGTAGGCTATATGAGGAACCAGTTTTTAAGGCCAAAGGAATTTTCCCAGTCCGGACTGTGGACGGGGGAGCTTCCGCAAAAGAAGATTGTGGATGAGGCGTCATTCCGTAAGTCTGTAGTAGAGACGGCAAAGCAGTATTTAGGGACCCAGTACCGCTGGGGAGGAAGGTCCTCTGCTGGTATGGACTGTTCCGGGCTGACCTCGGAAAGCTATCTTTTAAACGGGATCCTTACCTTTCGGGATGCAAGAATAGAACCGGGATTTCCCGTACATGAGATTCCAAAGGATGAAATGCTTCCAGGGGACCTGATGTATTTTCCGGGTCATATTGCCATGTATATGGGAAATGGAGCATACATTCATTCCACGGGAAAAATCGGCAGCGGCGGTGTGGTGATCAACAGCTTAAATCCCCAGGCAGAGGACTACCGGGCGGATCTTGCGGAAAGCTGGTATGCGTCTGGGAGTATTTTTGTAAATTAGGAAATTTTTTGGATTTTGCTATAGGAGAGCCTGCTATGGAGATTCTATATTTAACTGGATCAAGCAAGCAGCGAAGCGGATTGGGAATATCCGCTTGATTAAATTAAGAGAAAGGGTTGGATAAAATGGATTCCAGACTTACGTTAGAGAAAAGAATTGAAGCGGAGATCATGAGTTATGATGGGAAAATGGGGATCTATCTGGATGATTTCCATGGAAATGTGATTGCCGTTCACGCAGATGAAGCATTTGAGACTGCAAGCACCATAAAGACCTACATACTGGCATGTCTGTTTGATGAGGTGGAAAAGGGAAATAAAAGCCTTGAGGACATCATTGAGTACCGGGAAGAACATGTGGTAGACGGAAGCGGTGTGCTTCCTGCCCTGGAGCCGGGAGCAATGCTCAGGGTAAAGGATGCGGCAGCCTTTATGATTATTGTAAGTGATAATATTGCAACCAATATGATCATAGACTATTTGGGACTGGATACTATCAACCGGTGTATCAAAGCTCTTGGCTGCAGGGATACGGTGCTTCACAATCCCCTTCACTTTGATCGGTATGACAGGCTTGGGACCAGCACGCCCAGAGATTATGCCGGCATTTTTACCCGGCTGGCAAAGGGGGAGCTTATCAGCCCAACGGCGGATGAAAAGATGCTGGAAATCTTTAAAAAGCAGCATTATAACAGCATGATCACTAAATATTTTCCTCCATTTTACATGGACAGTGATAATACGGATGATATCCTGATTTCCGTTGCCTCTAAAAGCGGAAGCATGGATGCCTGCAGAAATGACGGCGGTCTTGTGTTTACCCCTTATGGGTCATATGCCATCGTCATGTTCCACAAGGAATTTTCTGATGCAATGTATTATCCGGATAATCCGGCCACCGTGTTCGGGGCAAGGGTCAGCCGGATGATCCTGGATCAGTTTCTGGCATTGGAGGGAAGATTTTTAAAATAAAAACAGTATAGTTTTACTAAAAAAAGTTTGAATGGGTTCAAAAATCACGACATTATTACTGGTTTTTCGGTATTTGCTTTGGTATTTTTTTGTTATGATAAAATAACAGAAAAAGAACGGAGGGATATCTATTATGAAAAAAAGAACAGCATTTTTGCTGGCGCTTACGGCGGCTCTCAGCCTGACCGCATGCGGTTCCAAACAGGAGGCAGCAGCTACAAAGGCAGAGACCGCAGCGGAGACGACGGCTGACGGGACAACGGCTGCCGCTGGGGAAGATGGAGATTTATCTGAACTGATCAAGGCAGCCCAGGCAGAAGGGGAATTAACCGTGTATGGCTCCTGTGAAGAGGAGCATTTATCTGCGGTATGCCAGTATTTTGAAAAGAAATATGGCATTAAGACAAAGTTCCAGAGACTTTCCACCTCAGAGGTTTATACCAAGGTTTCTGAGGAGGGAGGAAAGCCTTCCGCAGATGTGTGGTTCGGCGGAACCACAGACCCCTATAATGAGGCGGTCGCAGCAGGGATTTTAATGCCTTATGAAGCAATGAATGCCAAGAATCTTATGGGAGACCAGTATAAGGATACTACAAACAGCTGGTATGGTATTTATAAGGGAATTCTGGGATTCATGGTGAATACGGAAGAATTAGAAAGGCTTGGACTGGAAGCTCCGAAAACCTGGGATGACCTGACAAAGGAAGAGTATAAGGAACTTATCATGCTGTCCAATCCCAATACGGCAGGCACGGCAAAGCTGGTGATCAATACCATGGTACAGATGAAGGGCCATGATGGGGCAATGGAATATTTTAAGAAGCTGGACAAGAACATTGCGCAGTATACAAAATCAGGTTCCGGCCCATCTAAGATGGTTGGACCTGGGGAATGCGTCATTGGAATCGGTTTCCTTCATGACGGGATTTACCAGATCCTTCAGGGCTATGATAACATTCAGCTGATTGTTCCTGAGGATGGAACCTCCTTTGAGGTAGGAGCAACTGCGATCTTTAACGGCGCTGCTCATCCCAATGCAGCAAAGCTGTGGATCGAATATGCCCTGTCACCGGAGTGCGTGG
The nucleotide sequence above comes from Lacrimispora sp. BS-2. Encoded proteins:
- a CDS encoding C40 family peptidase — encoded protein: MESYGIVNIPVAAIWEGRSEIKENSLGETVSAISDEGLYGMGLLITGAEEQGFYPVRTFYGYSGFIKKEDMEMVSLEELKSWEDGGLMVTDGVYVDIVSLPMVQGVRILSLFRGSLIKVLSFDSDTEGWAKVELLDGRVGYMRNQFLRPKEFSQSGLWTGELPQKKIVDEASFRKSVVETAKQYLGTQYRWGGRSSAGMDCSGLTSESYLLNGILTFRDARIEPGFPVHEIPKDEMLPGDLMYFPGHIAMYMGNGAYIHSTGKIGSGGVVINSLNPQAEDYRADLAESWYASGSIFVN
- a CDS encoding serine hydrolase, whose amino-acid sequence is MDSRLTLEKRIEAEIMSYDGKMGIYLDDFHGNVIAVHADEAFETASTIKTYILACLFDEVEKGNKSLEDIIEYREEHVVDGSGVLPALEPGAMLRVKDAAAFMIIVSDNIATNMIIDYLGLDTINRCIKALGCRDTVLHNPLHFDRYDRLGTSTPRDYAGIFTRLAKGELISPTADEKMLEIFKKQHYNSMITKYFPPFYMDSDNTDDILISVASKSGSMDACRNDGGLVFTPYGSYAIVMFHKEFSDAMYYPDNPATVFGARVSRMILDQFLALEGRFLK
- a CDS encoding ABC transporter substrate-binding protein — translated: MKKRTAFLLALTAALSLTACGSKQEAAATKAETAAETTADGTTAAAGEDGDLSELIKAAQAEGELTVYGSCEEEHLSAVCQYFEKKYGIKTKFQRLSTSEVYTKVSEEGGKPSADVWFGGTTDPYNEAVAAGILMPYEAMNAKNLMGDQYKDTTNSWYGIYKGILGFMVNTEELERLGLEAPKTWDDLTKEEYKELIMLSNPNTAGTAKLVINTMVQMKGHDGAMEYFKKLDKNIAQYTKSGSGPSKMVGPGECVIGIGFLHDGIYQILQGYDNIQLIVPEDGTSFEVGATAIFNGAAHPNAAKLWIEYALSPECVDLAKENGAYQFLVLKNATQPEEAVRFGLDMNNTIDYDFEDAKENSAKYVEDFFEALGSSAEKADANRFLTQ